The Styela clava chromosome 2, kaStyClav1.hap1.2, whole genome shotgun sequence genome contains a region encoding:
- the LOC120335863 gene encoding uncharacterized protein LOC120335863: MLAKFLLAMLLYCNIEICLGQITSDGCGTTKTCFQNPSGCQPSETTCHFYSWKKSDTGDTYQFEMSGGTGGGLQYIALALGTIPKMQDADLYYCDGTAVRSGVLQERHNPPAYLEMTGGLVSDKASTTNGVAQCVFTRPASVTKTISNGVSKDFDITKEEYYLLGAIGPMNGTEIKRHDTWKTVTAQTYQFGTASSSPITDTDCDSDTAKTCFKDPKDCTAGNSGCHYYSWKKLSDGTWDIEMSGGTTTGQYVAFALGTTNAMQDADLYYCDGMQIRSGAIQQLHKPPAYLEMNNGLTTKFATTINGVTQCVLNRPASVTKEISNGVQKNFNLAAENYYLLAAVGKMNGAQIQKHTWRAISDSKIVPSSGKPLSAIQPTILGLIALLVMKSSTVFVDN, encoded by the exons ATGTTAGCTAAATTTTTACTGGCGATGCTGTTGTACTGCAACATTGAAATATGTTTGGGTCAAATTACTTCTGATGGATGTGGCACCACGAAAACTTGTTTCCAAAATCCATCAGGATGTCAACCATCCGAAACTACATGTCACTTCTATTCATGGAAAAAG TCTGATACGGGCGACACTTACCAATTTGAAATGAGTGGAGGCACTGGTGGTGGACTACAATACATTGCTCTGGCTTTGGGCACTATCCCAAAAATGCAGGATGCTGATCTTTATTACTGTGATGGTACTGCTGTAAGATCCGGAGTTCTACAAGAGCGGCACAACCCTCCTGCGTATTTGGAAATGACG GGAGGGCTGGTATCTGACAAAGCTTCCACAACAAATGGGGTGGCGCAATGTGTTTTCACGAGACCTGCATCTGTGACTAAGACAATAAGCAATGGAGTCTCTAAAGACTTTGATATCACCAAAGAGGAATATTACCTGCTAGGAGCAATTGGACCCATGAATG GAACAGAAATCAAAAGACATGATACGTGGAAGACTGTTACTGCTCAAACGTATCAATTTGGAACTGCCTCTTCCTCCCCCATTACTGACACAGATTGTGATAGTGATACTGCAAAAACATGTTTCAAAGATCCAAAAGACTGTACTGCAGGCAATTCGGGGTGTCATTACTATTCGTGGAAGAAG TTGAGCGACGGTACTTGGGACATTGAAATGAGTGGCGGAACTACAACCGGTCAGTATGTGGCATTTGCACTCGGAACAACTAATGCAATGCAGGACGCAGATCTTTACTATTGTGATGGTATGCAGATCAGATCAGGTGCAATTCAACAACTCCATAAACCcccagcatatttggaaatgaat aaCGGCCTCACAACCAAGTTCGCTACTACGATCAATGGAGTGACGCAATGCGTTTTGAACCGACCCGCTTCTGTTACCAAAGAAATTAGCAACGGAGTCCAGAAGAACTTCAACCTTGCGGCAGAAAACTATTATCTTCTCGCTGCAGTTGGGAAAATGAATG GAGCTCAAATACAAAAGCACACTTGGAGAGCAATTTCTGATAGTAAAATTGTACCTTCTTCTGGAAAACCGTTGTCAGCAATACAACCAACAATACTCGG